From Anopheles coluzzii chromosome 3, AcolN3, whole genome shotgun sequence, the proteins below share one genomic window:
- the LOC120956630 gene encoding uncharacterized protein LOC120956630 — MIDRTSAEEEISRAINSAMGYTMNATEYFNGLDNGSFTSTVAGATASKPMGRGRGVVDVSHSRLEEIRLAARISRLQAQNYPMGHLPTTREILAGDRAAEITAGLRTLGIHSTDSQLSSRTTIPTVVKEKIRVDGKVPLILDGDLFHQRYCSEEEDEDDESQSASPKPSENMKYDPSKPLTVLFPTIVEFRQPIPDPESSGSELNTSVTSSASSSSSKNSSRRGKKKKWTKVPVDMVLSSSRHIGREDGDVVCGGPPLPPHSTYRSRTVYSAEGMRNIK; from the coding sequence ATGATCGACCGTACCTCTGCAGAGGAAGAGATCAGTCGGGCGATCAACAGTGCGATGGGCTACACGATGAACGCGACCGAGTACTTTAACGGTTTGGACAATGGATCGTTCACGTCAACCGTGGCTGGAGCTACCGCCTCGAAACCGATGGGCCGTGGACGTGGCGTTGTCGACGTATCGCACAGCCGGCTGGAGGAAATCCGTCTAGCCGCACGCATCAGTCGTCTCCAGGCGCAAAACTACCCGATGGGGCATCTGCCAACGACGCGTGAAATATTGGCCGGAGATCGGGCGGCCGAAATCACCGCCGGTCTGCGTACGCTCGGTATCCACAGCACGGACAGCCAGCTCAGCAGCCGTACCACCATACCGACCGTTGTCAAGGAAAAGATACGCGTCGACGGGAAGGTGCCTTTGATCCTGGACGGTGATTTGTTCCATCAGCGCTACTGCTCGGAAGAGGAGGATGAAGATGACGAGTCACAAAGTGCGTCACCGAAACCGTCGGAAAACATGAAATATGATCCATCGAAACCGCTCACCGTGCTGTTTCCGACGATTGTCGAATTTCGACAGCCGATACCCGACCCGGAATCAAGCGGAAGTGAGCTGAACACGAGCGTCACAAGTTCCGCCAGCTCCAGCTCCTCGAAAAACAGCTCAAGACGAGGTAAGAAAAAGAAGTGGACCAAAGTGCCGGTAGACATGGTACTGTCCTCCTCCAGGCATATCGGGCGTGAGGATGGGGATGTTGTTTGCGGTGGTCCTCCGCTGCCGCCCCACAGCACCTACCGAAGTCGCACCGTGTACAGTGCGGAAGGGATGCGAAACATCAAATGA
- the LOC120956629 gene encoding uncharacterized protein LOC120956629 — MTEMERKVAVIVGYQLRLLLLAVTFATAIQIDNRLVQPQHDCFERIALGAMLPFEKTFRNSDTNSLKICETLCLNDKECQTFAFGISGRGNGTCQLSANTIDATKSRPVGTIFDPDFDLYARKYNCFLDGPTNPPPKPGGLGIFPNGELQPGGGPQRQPPPPPSAPQPPSGGGFPPPGIIERPGPPVFGPPVSSAGIDAPTTANGGFVDTSRPTSEYGTTAPGTTGYGQTNGETLPETTAPAEEFYTTKDHSNPSSGGGGGNGGNPYLPTSTAAGPQYSLVTGERLPPTQPGATMPNREGATKYPPDYRPTYGGGSGPSKPANYPYQFPMLYETHYPLPNDKNGYPEIYAQNVPTLDNNYLRPEYGGTSFGTRPSAPAGSTPPAGPSGGSGYGGVVQRPSTGGGGAGSSDYNNNGAHNPSGHRPSNGYGNDGGQIHRPSSPGTSGYGGQPVRPSAQGPSSGPSGYGVVRPAPAPPVAQSGPSAGAGYNVHELDLHPLTISKRPCYRRVLAGKRVAPHWVRRTLICERVEDCQRECGDERRFSCEGFNYRLDPTGRGQGDCELIDQPLSQIDLYSSPHQRDSNLIRDADYDYYERDRSASSNCRPSCKDCMLKPFRPTLEFVRPTTYRPHHPESYKPYPSEHHAYEEDHRYKPSVITALDKYRPPMYPSRPEFERYSPSSSYYPPPPPLPPPASAPLDSYRPAPPPYKPPSYGGSDIDRYGTLDHGFFKPYETRPDYPRPLHHEDIRPAHRPRHPYEDRDPPAGHPAPPGPPSHVATVQQYGSKPSTFIPYLIGQNIHKNGGIYGGSYGPSFNVDSYKSISDYWGLRNEIKRYDSPSFNYFELRNDHHFDDNNVWSYGGSKYGYEEDHHLLQHPYAVEHHRPSGFGPQQWIRRPSHEECSVKSSEGFRLHKGVVKYALNTPTVIECERMCYSETRFRCHTFSYRYSAVSRENCLLCDRPFNLLDFYADLEPDRDYDIYSMSDDAKTCHPELNHPRRDYNAQCFIRVIDSARFFKSIVRDSLTVRSIGECELECIKAAKFTCRAFTYSFGPNAVNAVIDNCQLSDWPVRDMDKDRHLVPDESFDVFERASYGQGCEIQPIIDDKHSKKFCYLGYGSPAKLLSSAIKKVTSVNTELDCKNECVRLREGTHFKCLSFSFSAQASTYNCEMSDLDQSELKLGVHYAHTNDRDFWLFAWNPFDYTCRDKITTISGGTRANHDRRIDVLREPGDGSRRQYTVSGKPCRLGTKCERNKITGFYSCEIEGGEIGSWDYCCKTEHPCGYSHGFDYPWCFVGDAPDQWRKCSDKYFPKKQHDTRYQDANKKGEIYQPPPKPGGLRHLDGDGVTAPAELWPVTYLYEKGPPNATEISNHVIDCKKDKC; from the exons ATTGTTTCGAGCGGATAGCGCTCGGTGCGATGCTGCCGTTCGAGAAAACGTTCCGCAACTCGGACACCAACTCGCTGAAGATCTGCGAAACGCTCTGCCTCAACGACAAGGAATGTCAAACGTTCGCTTTCGG CATTTCCGGTCGGGGCAATGGTACGTGCCAGCTGTCGGCGAACACAATTGACGCGACGAAATCGCGCCCGGTCGGTACCATCTTCGATCCGGACTTTGATCTGTACGCGCGCAAGTACAACTGTTTTTTAGATGGACCCACCAACCCGCCACCCAAACCGGGAG GCCTGGGTATCTTCCCCAATGGTGAACTCCAGCCCGGCGGCGGTCCACAACGACagcctccaccaccaccatcagcaccacAACCACCGAGCGGTGGTGGTTTTCCTCCGCCAGGCATCATTGAACGTCCCGGTCCACCGGTGTTCGGTCCACCCGTATCATCCGCCGGCATCGACGCCCCAACCACTGCGAACGGTGGGTTTGTAGACACCTCACGACCTACCAGCGAATACGGTACAACCGCACCGGGTACGACCGGATACGGCCAAACGAACGGTGAAACACTGCCCGAAACAACGGCACCGGCCGAAGAGTTTTACACCACGAAAGATCACTCGAATCCGTCCagcggaggtggtggtggcaatGGAGGTAATCCATACCTTCCAACAAGTACAGCCGCCGGACCACAGTACAGCCTGGTGACTGGGGAACGACTACCACCAACCCAGCCCGGTGCAACAATGCCCAATCGTGAAGGTGCCACCAAGTACCCGCCAGACTATCGGCCCACGtacggtggtggtagtggtccTTCCAAGCCCGCCAACTATCCTTATCAATTCCCAATGCTGTACGAAACGCACTACCCACTGCCAAACGATAAGAATGGCTATCCGGAGATTTACGCCCAGAATGTTCCAACGCTGGACAACAATTATTTGCGCCCAGAGTACGGTGGTACGAGCTTTGGGACGAGACCTTCGGCACCGGCCGGAAGTACACCGCCGGCAGGACCGTCCGGTGGCTCTGGATATGGTGGAGTTGTGCAAAGGCCAAGCactggtggaggtggtgctgGTAGTAGTGATTACAACAACAATGGTGCTCACAATCCTTCGGGCCATCGTCCATCGAATGGCTATGGAAATGATGGAGGGCAAATACATCGACCGTCTTCACCGGGAACTAGCGGGTACGGTGGGCAACCGGTACGACCCTCGGCACAAGGACCTAGTTCCGGCCCATCGGGGTACGGTGTGGTACGTCCAGCTCCAGCCCCTCCTGTAGCTCAGTCTGGTCCATCAGCGGGAGCAGGATACAACGTGCACGAGCTCGATCTACATCCACTCACCATTTCCAAACGCC CGTGCTATCGTCGGGTGTTAGCCGGCAAACGGGTCGCCCCGCACTGGGTAAGGCGGACGCTGATCTGTGAGCGAGTGGAGGACTGTCAGCGCGAATGCGGTGACGAGAGGCGCTTCTCGTGCGAAGGCTTCAACTATCG GCTGGATCCTACCGGCCGTGGACAGGGCGATTGTGAGCTGATCGATCAACCGCTTTCTCAGATCGATCTGTACTCCAGCCCGCATCAGCGCGACTCCAACCTAATTCGGGATGCCGACTATGACTACTACGAGCGCGATCGTAGTGCCAGCTCCAACTGTCGGCCGAGCTGTAAGGATTGTATGCTGAAACCCTTCCGACCGACGTTGGAGTTTGTACGACCCACGACGTACCGGCCGCACCATCCAGAAAGCTACAAACCCTACCCATCCGAGCATCATGCGTACGAGGAGGACCACCGGTACAAACCGTCCGTCATCACAGCGCTCGACAAGTACCGACCACCGATGTACCCAAGCAGACCGGAGTTTGAGCGTTACAGTCCATCTTCCAGTTACtatcctccaccaccaccgctaccACCGCCAGCATCAGCCCCGCTAGACTCCTACCGACCAGCCCCACCGCCCTACAAACCACCATCGTACGGTGGCAGTGACATCGATCGCTACGGAACATTAGATCATGGTTTCTTCAAACCGTACGAAACGCGTCCCGACTACCCGAGACCGCTTCACCATGAAGACATCCGCCCGGCGCATCGTCCACGCCATCCGTACGAAGATCGTGATCCACCAGCAGGACACCCGGCACCACCAGGTCCACCATCGCACGTAGCTACCGTGCAACAGTATGGCAGCAAGCCGAGCACCTTCATACCGTACCTGATCGGGCAGAACATACACAAAAACGGTGGCATTTACGGTGGCTCGTACGGGCCGTCGTTTAACGTCGACTCGTACAAATCCATCTCGGACTACTGGGGCCTacggaatgaaataaaacgcTACGACAGCCCATCTTTCAACTACTTCGAGCTGCGCAACGATCATCACTTTGATGACAATAATGTCTGGAGCTACGGTGGCAGTAAGTATGGCTACGAGGAAGATCATCATCTACTGCAGCATCCGTACGCGGTGGAGCATCACCGACCGTCAGGCTTTGGTCCACAGCAGTGGATACGCCGGCCGAGCCACGAAGAGTGTTCGGTAAAGTCGAGTGAAGGTTTCCGACTGCACAAGGGTGTGGTGAAGTACGCCCTCAACACACCGACCGTGATTGAGTGCGAGCGGATGTGCTACTCGGAGACGCGGTTCCGGTGTCACACGTTCAGCTACCGCTATTCGGCAGTGTCGCGTGAAAACTGTCTGCTGTGCGATCGGCCGTTCAATTTGCTGGACTTTTACGCCGACCTGGAACCGGACCGAGACTATGACATCTACTCGATGAGCGATGATGCGAAAACTTGCCATCCCGAGCTGAACCATCCCAGGCGGGACTATAATGCGC AGTGCTTTATAAGGGTGATTGATTCGGCGCGATTCTTCAAATCGATCGTGCGTGACTCGCTCACCGTCCGATCGATCGGTGAGTGCGAGCTGGAGTGCATCAAGGCGGCCAAGTTTACGTGCCGTGCCTTTACGTACAGCTTCGGGCCGAACGCGGTCAATGCGGTAATTGACAATTGTCAGCTCTCCGACTGGCCGGTGCGGGATATGGACAAGGACCGGCATCTGGTGCCGGACGAAAGCTTCGACGTGTTCGAGCGGGCCAGCTATGGGCAGGGCTGCGAGATTCAGCCCATCATTGACGATAAGCACAGCAAGAAGT TCTGCTACCTTGGGTATGGATCTCCGGCCAAGCTGCTTTCTTCCGCAATTAAGAAGGTCACGTCGGTAAATACCGAGCTCGATTGCAAAAACGAGTGTGTCCGCTTGCGCGAGGGAACCCATTTCAAGTGCCTCTCGTTCAGCTTTAG CGCCCAAGCGTCAACGTACAACTGCGAGATGTCGGACCTGGACCAGAGCGAGCTGAAGCTGGGCGTGCACTATGCGCACACGAACGATCGGGACTTTTGGCTGTTCGCGTGGAACCCGTTCGACTACACGTGCCGGGACAAGATAACGACGATTAGCGGTGGCACTCGGGCGAATCACGACCGCCGGATAGACGTCCTGCGCGAACCGG GTGATGGAAGTCGGCGCCAGTATACCGTGTCGGGGAAACCCTGCCGCCTCGGTACCAAGTGCGAGCGAAACAAGATCACAGGATTTTACTCCTGCGAGATCGAGGGTGGTGAGATTGGTTCGTGGGATTACTGCTGTAAGACCGAGCATCCTTGCGGCTACTCGCATGGGTTCGACTATCCCTG GTGCTTCGTGGGTGATGCCCCAGATCAGTGGCGCAAGTGCAGCGATAAGTACTTCCCCAAGAAACAGCACGATACGCGTTATCAAGACGCGAATAAAAAGGGTGAAATCTATCAGCCACCACCGAAGCCGGGAGGACTGAGACACCTGGACGGGGACGGGGTGACCGCACCGGCCGAACTGTGGCCCGTCACCTACCTGTACGAGAAGGGACCGCCGAACGCGACCGAGATCAGCAACCACGTGATCGACTGCAAGAAGGACAAGTGCTGA